GCCGGCCAGCCGCATTCAGCAAGAGATCGAATCGTTTCTCGAGTGGTTCAACGCCCCCGCTGAGTCCGACCCGATCCTGAAAGCCGGGCTGGCTCACCTGTGGTTCGTGACCATTCATCCGTTCGACGACGGCAACGGCCGCATCGCCCGCGCCATCGCCGACATGGCACTGTCGCGAGCGGATGAGACTCGGCAACGCTTCTACAGCATGTCCGGACAGATTCGTCTGGAGCGCAACGACTACTACGACACCCTCGAACGGACGCAGAAGGGCCCGCTCGATGTGACCCGTTGGCAAACATGGTTCCTGTCGTGCCTCGAGCGTGCGATCGCCGCCGCCGAGCACACGCTGTCCACAGTGCTGGCGAAGGCCCGCTTCTGGGAGCGATTTGCCACAGCGGCCCTGAACGAACGCCAGATCAAGGTGCTCAACCGGCTGCTGGACGGATCCGAGGGCAAGATGACGACTTCCAAATGGGCGAAGATCGCGAAATGCTCACAGGACACGGCGCATCGCGACATCCTGGATCTGATCGACCGGGGCGCTCTGCAGAAGGAACCCGGGGGCGGACGGAGTACCTGCTATTCCCTCGTCGTGGAGAACTAGCGGCCAGCGCGGTCACCACGCCGGCAGGGTTGCGCAACTACAGCTACGACGCCAACGGCAACCCGAACCAGGTGTCCGGGCCCGGAGCCCGGACGGTGAGCTGGTTGCTCTTTCTACAGGTTCGTGGCTCAATCCTCGTGAGGCAAACAAGTCTCCGATAAACCCGCGCGATTCATTAGCGAAATCGAGCGAGGAGCGAGTATGGACTATCAAAGCCGCATCACTATCGAGCCCGGCAAGCGAGGCGGGAAGCCCTGCGTCCGCGGCATGCGTATCACGGTCTATGACGTGCTGGACTGGCTGGCCCAGGGGATGACGGAAAAACAGATCCTCGAGGACTACCCCGAGCTGGTCGTCGAGGACATTCGTGCTTGCCTCGCTTTCGCCGCCAACCGGGAGCATCAGCTCACGGCTATCCACGGCAACTGAACGCCAACAGGTTCCGTGAAGCTGCTGCTGGACCAAAATCTTTCCTACCGAATGCTGGACGAGTTGGCACCGGTGTTTCCCGGATCCAGCCAGGCCATGCGCCTTGAGCTCCACAAGGCCGAAGATCGCGCGATCTGGCAGTACGCCAAAGATCACGGCTTCACCATTGTCACCTTGGACTCGGATTTCCATGAGCTGGCGACGCTCTACGGGACGCCGCCGAAAATCGTCTGGCTAAAGTGCGGGAATCGACCGAAGTGGTACGTGGTCAACCTGCTGTTGAAACATCGGCAGCAGATCGAAGAATTTGGCCGAAACCCCAGTCTGGCGGTGCTGGAAGTCTATTGAGGCGTAGCTAACGGTCCAAATATCCCGGTCGATTCCGTCGTTGTACTTCTTGCGTCCCATGCGTCTCTCCCTCCTCGGGATCTATCGTACGGCTCACGAACACAAAATTCCTTACAGGCACGCGAGCGGCATCAGATTTTCAAGTGAGTAGGACCCTGTCATACCCAGCCGCTGTGCAAGTGCAAGGCGCCCGCGTTCGGGCGCACTCCGGCCAGCGGGAACCACCCCAGCTCCGGGTCGTAGACCCGCCCGCCCATGTGGATCAGGCCGATCTGATCCAGATGCTCGTGGCCCGTGAACCCGCGGGTCAGGCTGATGGCGGCGATGAACACCCCGGGAGCCGGGGTCTGCCAGGTGTCCGCCGGGCGGCGCTTGCTCGGAACTCCTAACCAATCGGCCGACAGCGACCCTCATAGCGATAATCGACGACAATACCGTTCGGGGACAGGAAGCGCCCGATCTCCGGGTCGTAGACCCGCCCGCCACCGTGCGGCCGATACGGCCATACCAAACCCCCGGCGCAGGCGTCCCGAGGTCGGATCGGTCGTTTTTAGTGTGATGGCTTCGATTCGTAGTGACGCTTGCTTAACTCACTAACAACTCGCATCGCCTTGGCTGCGTCCGTTTCGTTGTCGAAGATAAGGACGGTGGAATCGGTCTCGTTGACCAGTTCGTATTCAATTCCGGCGCGAGCAAGCTCCTCCCCGGCCAAAACCGCCAGCTCTGGATCTCGGATAGACATGCGATTGGCCGGGTTCAACGCGAGATCCAGCGCGATAATGCGGGAAACTACCAACTCTCTATGTTGAGGTTGGTAGCAGACTTCGTCAGAAGGGCTCAATTGCACCGGTATGCCTTTCTCTTCAAGGTCAGCTACCAACGCCTCGCGCAGGTCATCCCGGGCTATCGTCGAACGCCCGCCCGCGTCGCACAGATTTGCCCGGCTATCGCACCCCGATAATAAGACCGCAAGCCATATCGCCAAGAGCGGCCATTTCCAACAATCCATGATTCTTACCAGCTCCTGCGTTGGATTTCAGATTCCCGAATCCGATAGCCAACCAAGCTCGACCAGTCGACACGAGTTGGATAACGAGGCGGTGCCATTGCCTCGAAAGGAGTAGCCGGGCGCCGATAAGCACTCCCGCGGGCCAATTCAACATATTGTGCCGTTTCCATCACGAAGCCGTCGAAGCTCCCAATGAACTCCCCATTTGCCGTGACTACAACTTGTTCAACCATGTCGATTCGGTACAGATCAACTGTGACCGCTTCGACTGTAGCGCGTAAACGAATGCTGAAACCGGCACCTCGGCGCGCGGACTCAAGTTCCAGGAGTTTCCCGGAGGTGTCTTCTAGAGTGCTCGCGCTCTCACCAGTCACTACTTCGGCGGAAGCGACGAAGGTTAGTCGTTCTTGAACGCCAAGCGAGCTGCAGGTGAATCCTGACTTGCCGCACGCTCTGTGGTCCAGTTTTCCAGGACGCCCTTGATCATTAAACAAATTGACCCAAGCCGCAGCGATGGCGCCATTGGCGAACTTGCCGCCGCCGATGACCGAGACGGTGCCGCCGATCACGGCCGCGGTCATGGCCTGCGCCGGGCCGGGATCGATACCTTCGAGCATCGGCCCGCCCAGGCTGCTGGCGAAGGCGCCCAGCGCCCCGTCGCCGAAGCGACCGCCCCCGGCCACCGCAATTGCCCCCTGGGTGATGCCGTGCACCAGGCTCCTGGCCAGTAACTTGCCCGGATCCGCAAAGCTCGCTCCCTGAAACCCCGATACCTGGTGACCGATGCCGTAGGCCAGCCTGCCGCCCAGCGCCCCGAGGGCGGCGCCCTGGGCCGTGCCGGTGTTCAGGTAACCGCCGACCGCACCGCCCACGGCAGCACCCGCCGCTTCGCCCCACAACCCCGCCGCCCAGCCACCCGTGTAGTAGCTGACGGCAATGGTCAAACCAATCTTCAGCGCCTTCTTCAGAAAATACCCGCTCGGGTCGGTATAGGAAAGCGGGTTGTTGCCGACGTAGGCGTAGCGGTTGAACCCCTGGGTGGAGGCGGGGAACTGGACGAAGGGGTCCGGCGACAGGAACCGTCCGATCTCCGGGTCGTAGACCCGCCCGCCCATGTGGATCAGGCCGACCTGGTCCAGGTGCTCGTGGCCGGTGAAGCCGCGGGTCAGGCTGATCGCGGCGATGAACACCCCGGGGGTCGGGGTCTGCCAGGTGTCCGCCGGGCGCCGCTTGCCCCACGCATCATAGGCCAGCCGCTCGACCACGGTGCCGGCCTCGTTGGTGATCGCCACCACCGAGCCCAGGTGATCCCGGTGCCAGTAGCG
This portion of the Thioalkalivibrio sp. XN279 genome encodes:
- a CDS encoding Fic family protein, whose amino-acid sequence is MSCGDNALYLWQQPDWPAFTWDQAALATLLGQVSRAQGKLLGRMAALGFDLRNEAHLRTLTQDVVKTSEIEGEYLEPDQVRSSIARRLGMDVAGLAPADRNIDGVVDMMLDATTRYEEPLTVERLYGWHSALFPGGRSGMHRISVGAWRNDSTGPMQVVSGPIGRQQVHYETPPASRIQQEIESFLEWFNAPAESDPILKAGLAHLWFVTIHPFDDGNGRIARAIADMALSRADETRQRFYSMSGQIRLERNDYYDTLERTQKGPLDVTRWQTWFLSCLERAIAAAEHTLSTVLAKARFWERFATAALNERQIKVLNRLLDGSEGKMTTSKWAKIAKCSQDTAHRDILDLIDRGALQKEPGGGRSTCYSLVVEN
- a CDS encoding DUF433 domain-containing protein, with protein sequence MDYQSRITIEPGKRGGKPCVRGMRITVYDVLDWLAQGMTEKQILEDYPELVVEDIRACLAFAANREHQLTAIHGN
- a CDS encoding DUF5615 family PIN-like protein, producing the protein MKLLLDQNLSYRMLDELAPVFPGSSQAMRLELHKAEDRAIWQYAKDHGFTIVTLDSDFHELATLYGTPPKIVWLKCGNRPKWYVVNLLLKHRQQIEEFGRNPSLAVLEVY
- a CDS encoding RHS repeat domain-containing protein; amino-acid sequence: ESIQYGPAGNILGKGSFTNYQYTHANRPHQVSAVTTPAGVRSYGYDANGNLTQVTGPGARTVTWWSFNKPRRMERDGSNSAEYWYGPGGDRAMFRQYGRSSGQTVVTLYGSALYERRQTGMSFAHTFYVQAQGATVATIERSGTSTTNTTRYWHRDHLGSVVAITNEAGTVVERLAYDAWGKRRPADTWQTPTPGVFIAAISLTRGFTGHEHLDQVGLIHMGGRVYDPEIGRFLSPDPFVQFPASTQGFNRYAYVGNNPLSYTDPSGYFLKKALKIGLTIAVSYYTGGWAAGLWGEAAGAAVGGAVGGYLNTGTAQGAALGALGGRLAYGIGHQVSGFQGASFADPGKLLARSLVHGITQGAIAVAGGGRFGDGALGAFASSLGGPMLEGIDPGPAQAMTAAVIGGTVSVIGGGKFANGAIAAAWVNLFNDQGRPGKLDHRACGKSGFTCSSLGVQERLTFVASAEVVTGESASTLEDTSGKLLELESARRGAGFSIRLRATVEAVTVDLYRIDMVEQVVVTANGEFIGSFDGFVMETAQYVELARGSAYRRPATPFEAMAPPRYPTRVDWSSLVGYRIRESEIQRRSW